One window from the genome of Cryobacterium sp. GrIS_2_6 encodes:
- the katG gene encoding catalase/peroxidase HPI → MGTDDQTNTCSFHMSGALPAGGDHLGGTFGQSPTLDSWYPQRLRVELLHRNGVDADPLGADFDYAAAFATIDLTTLKSDIKRLLTTSVDWWPADYGNYGPQMIRMAWHAAGTYRIADGRGGAGTAMQRFAPIGSWWDNGNTDKSRRLLQPIKHQYGNALSWADLMVLTGNCSLELMGLPTYGFGGGRLDAWEPDDGTWWGPEVWNPHAVASPDEMVSRDERWHGQNGDADYDLQSPLAASHQALIYVNPEGPYSNGDPLGSARDIRITFTRMAMNDEETVALIAGGHAFGKSHGQVPASDIGPSPEKAPIESMGLGWHNPVGTGSAEHTSTNGIEGSWTPNPTQWDNTYLENLFAYDYEQTKSPAGALQWTPTDPEAPKTPDAHVPGQMNPLMMMTSDIALKVDPEYRAICERFLADFDLFTLAFSKAWYKLTHRDMGPKRRYLGPEVTIADDLLWQDPLPDAAGSSLDEADVAVLKEAVLATGLSVSDLVYTAFSAASTYRDSDKRGGANGARLALSPQKDWAVNRRTVPVIDALRNVQAAFTATSGGRKVSLADLIVLAGSAAVEQAARAAGSDASVPFTPGRVDTTQELTDIEMFEWLRPIADGFRNFVSERFEEFAPGVAPEAVFLDKANLFTLTAPEWTVLHAGLRVLGSNWDGSDVGVLTDHVGALTTDFLVNLTDTDLIWTKDDETAMTFTGRVQATGEARWRASRNDLVFGSNAQLRSIADAYAGSDGQERFVREFIRVWSKIMMLDRYDVNGHKRYGAMAA, encoded by the coding sequence ATGGGCACTGACGACCAGACCAACACATGCAGTTTCCACATGAGCGGTGCGCTGCCAGCAGGTGGCGACCACCTCGGTGGCACCTTCGGTCAGTCGCCGACCCTGGACAGTTGGTATCCGCAGCGTCTCCGGGTTGAGCTTCTCCACCGGAATGGCGTAGACGCCGACCCGCTCGGCGCGGACTTCGACTACGCGGCGGCTTTCGCCACGATCGACCTCACGACGCTCAAGTCGGACATCAAGCGACTGCTCACCACATCGGTCGACTGGTGGCCGGCGGACTACGGCAACTACGGTCCACAGATGATCCGAATGGCGTGGCATGCCGCCGGCACGTACCGAATTGCCGACGGCCGTGGCGGAGCGGGCACCGCGATGCAGCGGTTCGCACCAATCGGAAGCTGGTGGGACAACGGCAACACCGACAAATCACGACGACTCCTACAGCCGATCAAGCACCAGTACGGCAACGCTCTGTCGTGGGCCGACCTGATGGTCTTGACCGGCAACTGCTCCCTCGAGTTGATGGGCCTGCCGACGTACGGCTTCGGTGGTGGACGACTCGATGCGTGGGAACCGGACGACGGCACCTGGTGGGGCCCGGAGGTCTGGAACCCGCACGCGGTCGCGAGCCCTGACGAGATGGTGAGCCGCGACGAACGCTGGCATGGTCAGAACGGCGACGCGGACTACGACCTGCAGAGCCCTTTGGCCGCGTCGCACCAGGCGCTCATTTACGTCAACCCTGAGGGGCCCTATTCGAACGGCGACCCGCTGGGCTCAGCACGCGACATTCGCATCACGTTCACGCGGATGGCGATGAACGACGAGGAAACGGTGGCATTGATCGCCGGTGGCCACGCGTTCGGTAAGAGCCACGGCCAGGTACCCGCATCCGACATCGGACCGTCACCCGAGAAAGCCCCGATCGAGTCGATGGGGCTCGGTTGGCACAACCCGGTGGGTACCGGCAGTGCCGAGCACACTTCGACCAACGGCATCGAGGGCAGCTGGACTCCGAACCCGACACAGTGGGACAACACCTACCTCGAGAACCTGTTCGCGTACGACTACGAGCAGACGAAAAGCCCGGCCGGCGCGCTGCAGTGGACACCGACTGACCCGGAGGCGCCGAAGACTCCGGACGCCCACGTACCCGGTCAGATGAACCCGCTCATGATGATGACCTCGGACATCGCACTCAAGGTCGACCCGGAGTATCGGGCCATATGCGAGCGTTTCCTGGCCGACTTCGATCTGTTCACCCTCGCGTTCTCGAAGGCCTGGTACAAGCTCACGCACCGCGACATGGGGCCGAAGCGCCGGTACCTCGGCCCGGAGGTCACCATCGCCGACGACCTGCTCTGGCAGGACCCGCTCCCGGACGCAGCAGGATCCTCACTCGACGAGGCCGACGTGGCAGTGCTCAAGGAAGCCGTCCTCGCGACCGGGCTGTCCGTGTCCGACCTCGTCTACACGGCGTTCTCCGCCGCCTCGACCTACCGCGACAGCGACAAGCGCGGAGGGGCGAACGGTGCCCGCCTGGCATTGTCGCCGCAGAAAGACTGGGCGGTCAACCGACGCACCGTCCCAGTCATCGACGCGCTGCGGAACGTGCAGGCGGCTTTCACGGCGACGTCGGGCGGACGGAAGGTGTCTCTCGCCGACCTCATCGTCCTCGCCGGCAGCGCCGCCGTGGAGCAGGCGGCACGGGCGGCAGGATCTGACGCCAGCGTGCCGTTTACGCCAGGCCGTGTCGACACGACGCAGGAGTTGACCGACATCGAGATGTTCGAGTGGCTGCGACCCATTGCGGACGGGTTCCGCAACTTCGTGTCCGAGCGCTTCGAAGAGTTTGCTCCGGGCGTCGCGCCCGAGGCGGTATTCCTCGACAAGGCTAACCTGTTCACTCTCACCGCACCGGAGTGGACCGTCCTGCACGCCGGGCTCCGCGTGCTCGGCAGCAACTGGGACGGGTCCGACGTGGGTGTGCTCACGGATCACGTCGGAGCCCTGACGACCGACTTCCTCGTGAATCTGACCGACACCGACCTCATCTGGACGAAGGACGACGAGACCGCGATGACCTTCACTGGTCGGGTTCAGGCGACCGGCGAGGCTCGCTGGAGGGCCTCCCGGAATGACCTGGTATTCGGCTCGAACGCGCAACTGCGGTCGATCGCCGACGCCTACGCGGGCAGCGACGGGCAAGAACGGTTCGTCCGCGAATTCATCCGCGTCTGGTCGAAGATCATGATGCTCGACCGCTACGACGTCAATGGCCACAAGCGTTACGGGGCAATGGCCGCCTGA
- a CDS encoding cation transporter, whose amino-acid sequence MTSIDHAAMLVERGKAFEWITLGWNLIGVIVLAFLATAAASVALVGFGLDSLIEIGASTVVLWELSGTGEARRLRALRMIGVAFIALAVYLLIQSSAALLTVHQAAPSVAGIVWTSVTAVVMFSLAAGKRATGRALGNPVLITEGRVTFIDGLLAVAVLLGLVLDLAPGWWWADPLAGYVIVYCAAREALSIFRSHEGSS is encoded by the coding sequence ATGACCTCCATCGATCACGCGGCGATGCTCGTTGAACGGGGGAAGGCTTTCGAATGGATCACGCTGGGGTGGAACCTCATCGGCGTCATCGTGCTGGCCTTCCTCGCGACCGCGGCGGCTTCGGTGGCCCTGGTCGGCTTCGGGCTCGACAGTCTGATCGAAATCGGCGCCAGCACGGTCGTTCTCTGGGAGCTCTCAGGGACGGGCGAGGCGCGAAGGCTCCGCGCGCTCCGGATGATCGGGGTCGCCTTCATCGCGCTTGCGGTCTACTTGCTGATCCAGTCCAGCGCCGCACTGCTGACCGTGCACCAGGCGGCGCCGAGTGTGGCGGGGATCGTCTGGACATCCGTCACAGCGGTTGTCATGTTCAGTCTCGCGGCAGGGAAACGTGCGACGGGTCGTGCGCTGGGCAACCCGGTCCTGATTACCGAAGGACGGGTGACATTCATCGACGGTCTCCTCGCCGTCGCGGTGCTCCTCGGCTTGGTGCTCGATCTGGCACCCGGATGGTGGTGGGCCGACCCGCTCGCGGGTTACGTCATCGTCTACTGCGCGGCTCGCGAGGCCCTCAGTATCTTTCGATCACACGAGGGCAGCTCATGA
- a CDS encoding class I SAM-dependent methyltransferase, producing the protein MVNMVSTAAYSRRAREYTEVLGSMAAVHPSDLQLVSQWASDVDGEIIDAGCGPGHWTNFLTEQGHAARGVDVVPEFVTYATNTFPGVGYTLGSFDSLDADTGSIGGILSWYSLIHYEPETVRIPLHEFSRALEPGGTLLVGFFEGQTVEEFAHAVTSAYRWPVDVLGAELNATGFDVVESHVRKTAGQRPVAIIVARRCDSR; encoded by the coding sequence ATGGTCAATATGGTCAGCACCGCGGCGTACTCACGGCGAGCAAGGGAGTACACCGAGGTCTTGGGGTCGATGGCTGCCGTGCACCCATCCGATCTCCAACTCGTTTCCCAGTGGGCCAGCGATGTCGACGGGGAAATCATCGACGCTGGCTGTGGTCCAGGCCATTGGACCAACTTCCTCACTGAGCAGGGCCATGCTGCTCGCGGAGTCGATGTGGTGCCCGAGTTCGTCACCTACGCCACGAACACCTTTCCCGGCGTGGGCTACACGCTCGGCAGTTTCGACTCGCTCGACGCCGACACGGGTTCAATTGGCGGGATCCTCTCCTGGTACTCCCTCATTCACTACGAGCCAGAGACCGTACGGATTCCTCTCCACGAGTTCAGTCGCGCGCTCGAACCCGGCGGCACGCTTCTTGTCGGATTCTTCGAAGGCCAGACTGTCGAGGAGTTCGCTCACGCCGTCACGTCGGCGTACCGGTGGCCCGTGGATGTCCTCGGCGCCGAGTTGAACGCGACCGGTTTCGACGTGGTCGAATCGCACGTCCGGAAGACCGCCGGCCAGCGCCCGGTGGCAATTATCGTCGCCCGACGGTGCGATTCCCGCTGA
- the nadE gene encoding ammonia-dependent NAD(+) synthetase translates to MGELQARIIAELHVSPTIDPAIEIRRRVDFLKEYLVGSGAKGLILGVSGGQDSSLAGRLAQLAIEELDDAGQEFEFVAVRLPYAVQHDDADGELALDFIQPHTALTFNVQRAVDGIAAEYEDSTGESLPDFDKGNTKARERMVAQYAIAGARGLLVIGTDHAAEAVTGFFTKYGDGGADVLPLTGLTKRQGKALLIELGAPKHLYLKAPTADLLDGNPGQTDEDNLGLRYEQIDDYLEGLPVDEEVAAAIEARFLNTEHKRQVPASLFDEWWR, encoded by the coding sequence ATGGGAGAACTTCAGGCGCGCATCATCGCCGAACTGCATGTGTCACCGACAATTGATCCGGCTATCGAGATTCGACGACGGGTGGACTTTCTCAAGGAGTACCTGGTGGGTTCGGGTGCGAAAGGGCTGATCCTTGGCGTCAGCGGTGGGCAGGACTCCTCCCTCGCCGGGCGACTCGCCCAGCTCGCAATCGAGGAGCTCGACGACGCCGGACAGGAATTTGAGTTCGTCGCCGTACGGTTGCCGTATGCCGTGCAGCACGATGACGCCGATGGCGAACTCGCGCTCGACTTCATCCAGCCGCACACCGCGCTCACCTTCAACGTGCAGCGCGCGGTCGACGGGATCGCGGCCGAATATGAGGACAGCACCGGTGAGTCACTGCCCGACTTCGACAAGGGCAACACCAAGGCCAGGGAGCGGATGGTCGCCCAGTACGCCATCGCCGGGGCGCGCGGACTCCTCGTGATCGGTACCGATCATGCCGCAGAGGCCGTCACGGGGTTCTTCACCAAGTACGGCGATGGCGGCGCCGACGTGCTGCCGCTCACCGGCCTGACCAAGCGCCAGGGCAAGGCGCTCCTCATCGAACTCGGGGCGCCGAAGCACCTCTACCTCAAGGCGCCGACGGCCGACCTGCTCGACGGTAATCCCGGCCAGACCGATGAGGACAACCTCGGCCTGCGCTACGAGCAGATCGACGACTACCTCGAGGGTCTCCCCGTCGACGAGGAGGTCGCTGCGGCGATCGAGGCACGGTTCCTG
- a CDS encoding YkvA family protein, with the protein MTTWWNVALSVLGGLLVLWLALVLVLWIEQRRHPGGASLRDLLRLAPDVARLLRRLAADRTVSIGVRIWLAVLLLYLLSPIDLIPDFIPVLGYADDALIVAIALRFATRRAGSDAVKRHWPGTTEGLSAVLRLAGLKPSA; encoded by the coding sequence ATGACGACCTGGTGGAACGTCGCTCTGAGCGTGCTCGGCGGATTGCTGGTGCTGTGGCTAGCCCTTGTTCTGGTTCTCTGGATCGAGCAACGCCGGCATCCTGGCGGTGCTTCACTTCGTGATCTCCTGCGCCTCGCGCCCGACGTCGCCCGGCTACTCAGACGCCTCGCCGCCGATCGAACCGTGTCGATCGGGGTTCGAATCTGGCTCGCGGTGCTTTTGCTCTACCTCCTGTCGCCGATCGACCTAATTCCGGATTTCATACCCGTTCTCGGTTACGCCGACGACGCCCTCATTGTCGCGATCGCTTTACGATTCGCGACTCGTCGGGCGGGCAGCGATGCGGTCAAGCGACATTGGCCCGGAACAACCGAGGGGCTCTCAGCCGTGCTCCGACTGGCTGGCTTGAAACCCTCGGCGTAA
- a CDS encoding DUF6578 domain-containing protein: MTRVWLTKWEWACCGDAFAIGDEVDFGIETRTSHAALSDVLGPELIATVDAMESHHEEEFTDRVRGRVVAVHEVTQDVIERRSLRRSGHGAPPESIMPADGDEWPMVGRGFGNGVFVGTTPSRYMIEIEPVTNTAMLTSAQGLRLRIDDEAEQLFCVGEFAVPPPEQRRRSLEGWLVDVQAHA, translated from the coding sequence ATGACGCGCGTGTGGCTGACGAAATGGGAATGGGCGTGCTGCGGCGATGCATTTGCCATCGGCGATGAAGTGGACTTCGGTATCGAGACGCGAACGTCGCATGCTGCTCTTTCTGACGTTCTTGGACCGGAACTCATCGCCACGGTGGACGCGATGGAGTCGCACCATGAGGAAGAATTCACCGATCGTGTGCGGGGCAGGGTCGTCGCGGTGCACGAGGTGACGCAGGACGTCATCGAGCGTCGGTCGCTACGTCGGTCTGGCCACGGCGCGCCGCCCGAGTCGATCATGCCAGCGGACGGCGACGAGTGGCCGATGGTCGGCCGCGGTTTCGGCAATGGTGTGTTCGTAGGAACTACGCCCTCTCGATACATGATCGAGATCGAGCCAGTTACGAATACAGCGATGTTGACCTCGGCTCAGGGACTTCGGCTGCGCATCGACGATGAAGCCGAACAGCTTTTTTGCGTCGGAGAGTTCGCTGTTCCACCGCCCGAGCAACGCCGACGCTCGCTGGAGGGCTGGCTCGTTGACGTCCAAGCGCACGCGTAA